Proteins encoded within one genomic window of Trichoderma asperellum chromosome 2, complete sequence:
- a CDS encoding uncharacterized protein (TransMembrane:15 (i114-135o279-298i791-814o844-869i881-898o1003-1021i1053-1080o1100-1118i1159-1182o1202-1220i1388-1411o1431-1449i1489-1513o1533-1551i1587-1606o)~BUSCO:EOG092D09PM), with product MEDAASDTGPAAQQHRYDDRLNTAAIDTAPAICRICRGEGTPVEPLFYPCKCSGSIKYVHQDCLMEWLSHSQKKYCELCKTPFRFTKLYAPDMPQSLPIHIFVEHMAKYMFRNLLVWLRAAVAISVWVFWLPYFMRAVWSFMFWISDEGLGGSIISRINETNSTMSAIPSSILAIGTCPASPLLAATTTSAAEVEAVVGQLEGKDVSDYFVRFLLNSFTSPLLASDGELGYAANSSAALNNASQFAAATTLLSNVGVLGNLTRNASLNRAIVSVLEGQIITVLVIISFILIILVRDYVVQQQPEINMRAAFAAPENDIQDVPEPGEIIQQDNLPPANLHPTDSDDETLEDSDQVGDQDWQRMPAGRLAPAGEQALTPDSSNHSMPDHDSFPTSSTNTSLQNDQLNSHAREDADEGDAAEEPTTLDEYLRIYRRANGDLQDTLRIIEEEGLQEKLKYWVEFTRRSTSTIENTSRIVTNEPAMEEVDQEHPEHEIDSDHDTLQSPSNWKGKEPWSPTQADLDISGPSDAPEDDFFGATSRPRSMSDGLQGQFSANPLANNSWSFDALPVDDKPDEPSQALPAIQEQFTQDLSDGEPSEEFSGQPRDFDDEDDSHLSREAYRRLPDRDTYQRYPPREIEQPLPNLNEREQRLDAEIEAQPPHANGAAEEAAVNGADAPAAGFAEKIADFMWGNMDDLDPPVVPRALIVAAHRAALDDIAAEEAVERAAGQGAAAGNNDRDDPWVDVPAEPNGDDGEGIAADDNAAPLDPEAIEDMEDFEGVMELIGMRGPIAGLFQNAIFCAVLVSVTIFACIFIPYNIGRVSVWLLASPMRVVRLLFELSKLLQDATFLVGGLGSWCALNFVDIFAAVMGGSVKAHIVSARKMSWGLWTGAASRICTFLFKDFFPMSATEIHNFSAVSHDALNIVKGNVVSVFSNISSSLTTANTVGFDKVMATTMTLLSSTSETAIRVASLLTKPSSWVIDLSLAEEWPSLDPQLTYWSSLDRFWAILAGYTTMFLVGALYLKKGSPFSRNAIVHAWETGVIESLQQASGIMKVILIISIEMLVFPLYCGLLLDAALLPLFEDTTFTSRIIFTCKYPMTSVFVHWFVGTGYMFHFALFVSMCRKIMRPGVLYFIRDPDDPEFHPVRDVLERNLTTQLRKILFSAFVYGALVIVCLGGIVWGLSFAMPSALPIHYSSNEPVLEFPVDLLFYNFLMPLAVKFFKPSDALHTMYTWWFRRCARALRLSYFLFGERRVDEEGVLHLPAETPAGRIPHMGYLLELAEDGNAIVPKTWRDTFEGGDLKPTTHMSSSERKAYRHKKARLVESHQLVKDGKFIRAPASDRIKIPKGQQVFLTVSERNHRKDGRADDDIYSSDQYLQVYIPPNFRTRIFTFILLIWLFASVTGVGFTIIPLVLGRKIFKELIPDYIRTNDIYAFSIGVFLLGSVAYAIARQHTIRKKIGKWVREAERDMLEGEIAGRIARIAIHTAKLFYAYTVLLVVFPLLTSALMELYVAIPLHTYMHPPTAVSTLKDEGANRHTVRVIQSWVLGLLYLKLGSRMITSLFPDSRASAAVRNIIRRRWWLRPNVRLLTRGFVIPGLLISCVAIYGPPTVARFIIKHTSLAGGSGSEDAAAAVTATVIYRQSYPIAACAAILAKHAVGFIKVMNRWTASVRDEAYLIGERLHNFGSRTSSTKKTKVRARRANA from the exons ATGGAGGACGCCGCCTCGGACACCGGGCCCGCGGCCCAACAGCATCGATACGACGATCGCCTCAACACCGCTGCAATCGATACGGCACCTGCGATATGCCGCATATGTCGTGGAGAAGGCACGCCGGTAGAGCCGCTCTTCTACCCATGCAaatgcagcggcagcatcaagTACGTCCACCAGGATTGCTTGATGGAGTGGCTCTCGCACTCGCAGAAGAAGTACTGCGAGCTGTGCAAAACGCCCTTTCGATTCACCAAGCTGTACGCTCCAGACATGCCGCAGTCGCTGCCCATACACATCTTTGTCGAGCACATGGCCAAATATATGTTCCGCAACCTGCTGGTATGGCTGCGGGCAGCCGTGGCCATTAGTGTATGGGTGTTTTGGCTTCCCTACTTCATGAGGGCCGTTTGGTCCTTCATGTTCTGGATTAGTGATGAAGGTTTGGGTGGTTCTATAATATCGCGGATCAACGAAACCAACAGCACCATGTCGGCGATTCCCTCCTCCATTTTGGCCATTGGAACATGTCCTGCTAGTCCCCTACTtgcagccaccaccacctctgCGGCTGAGGTCGAAGCCGTGGTAGGTCAGCTAGAGGGCAAAGACGTTTCAGATTACTTTGTACGATTCTTACTCAACTCATTCACCTCTCCATTATTAGCCTCTGACGGCGAGCTGGGATACGCAGCAAATTCATCTGCAGCGTTAAACAACGCCAGTCAATTCGCCGCTGCAACGACTCTCCTCAGCAACGTTGGCGTTCTTGGTAACCTTACTCGGAACGCAAGCCTGAATCGCGCCATTGTATCCGTACTGGAAGGGCAAATTATCACGGTTCTAGTAATCATCTCTTTCATTCTCATCATCTTGGTCAGAGACTATGTTGtccagcaacagccagaAATCAACATGCGGGCTGCCTTTGCCGCCCCTGAAAATGACATTCAGGATGTTCCTGAACCTGGCGAGATTATTCAGCAAGACAACTTGCCGCCGGCAAATTTGCATCCAACAGACTCAGACGATGAAACTTTGGAAGACAGCGATCAAGTTGGTGATCAAGACTGGCAACGGATGCCAGCAGGACGACTCGCGCCAGCTGGCGAGCAAGCATTGACTCCAGACTCTTCAAACCACTCGATGCCCGACCACGACTCTTTCCCGACTTCCAGCACGAATACCTCCTTACAAAACGATCAGCTGAACTCTCATGCACGCGAAGATGCTGATGAAGGCGATGCCGCAGAGGAGCCCACCACTCTCGATGAATATCTGCGAATTTATCGCCGCGCTAATGGCGACTTGCAAGACACACTGCGAatcattgaagaagaagggctacaagaaaaacttaaatactGGGTTGAGTTTACTCGACGATCTACTTctactatagaaaatacgAGTCGTATCGTTACGAATGAGCCTGCCATGGAAGAGGTAGACCAAGAACATCCCGAGCACGAGATCGATTCAGACCATGACACGCTTCAGTCTCCATCCAActggaaaggaaaggagccATGGTCTCCGACGCAGGCAGATCTCGACATCTCAGGGCCTTCAGATGCACCTGAAGATGACTTCTTTGGCGCTACTTCACGACCACGCTCAATGTCAGATGGCCTTCAAGGGCAGTTTTCGGCTAACCCACTGGCGAATAACTCTTGGTCTTTCGATGCGCTTCCCGTAGATGACAAGCCCGATGAACCATCCCAGGCCCTCCCTGCTATTCAAGAACAATTTACACAAGATTTGTCTGATGGCGAGCCCTCGGAAGAGTTCTCGGGACAGCCTAGAGATttcgatgacgaggacgacagCCATTTGAGCAGAGAAGCCTATAGGCGCCTTCCAGATAGAGATACATATCAACGCTACCCTCCACGAGAGATTGAGCAACCCCTCCCGAATCTGAATGAGAGAGAACAGCGCTTGGACGCCGAAATCGAAGCACAGCCGCCTCATGCCAACGGCGCTGCTGAGGAAGCAGCCGTCAATGGCGCTGATGCTCCAGCGGCTGGCTTCGCTGAGAAGATTGCTGATTTCATGTGGGGCAACATGGACGACCTGGATCCTCCAGTCGTTCCTCGCGCTCTTATAGTTGCCGCTCATCGAGCAGCTTTGGATGACATTGCTGCCGAGGAAGCGGTTGAGAGAGCTGCTGGGCAAGGGGCCGCCGCCGGCAACAATGACCGAGATGATCCATGGGTCGACGTTCCAGCGGAGCCTAatggtgacgatggcgaaggCATCGCTGCCGATGACAATGCGGCACCCTTGGACCCTGAAGCAATCGAGGACATGGAAGATTTTGAAGGAGTTATGGAGTTGATCGGTATGCGTGGACCTATTGCAGGCCTTTTCCAGAATGCCATCTTCTGTGCCGTCCTCGTGTCTGTCACCATCTTTGCTTGCATCTTCATCCCCTACAACATTGGCCGTGTCTCTGTCTGGCTTCTTGCAAGCCCCATGCGGGTTGTGCGCCTGCTATTCGAGCTCTCGAAACTGCTGCAGGACGCTACATTCCTGGTTGGTGGGTTGGGCTCCTGGTGCGCGTTGAATTTTGTCGACATCTTCGCGGCCGTCATGGGCGGCTCGGTCAAGGCCCATATCGTCTCAGCCAGGAAAATGTCCTGGGGGCTGTGGACTGGCGCTGCCAGCAGAATCTGCACATTCCTCTTCAAAGACTTCTTCCCCATGTCAGCAACAGAAATTCATAACTTCTCCGCAGTCAGCCACGATGCGCTCAACATTGTCAAGGGCAATGTCGTGTCCGTGTTTTCCAACATTAGCAGTAGCCTAACTACAGCGAATACGGTTGGCTTTGACAAAGTTATGGCTACTACAATGACACTGCTCAGCTCTACCTCTGAGACGGCCATCAGAGTCGCGTCTCTCCTTACAAAGCCCAGTTCATGGGTTATTGACCTGAGCCTGGCTGAAGAATGGCCCTCGCTAGATCCGCAATTGACGTATTGGTCTAGTCTGGACAGATTTTGGGCCATCTTAGCTGGCTACACCACCATGTTCTTAGTCGGTGCTCTGTATCTGAAGAAGGGTAGCCCATTTTCGAGAAACGCAATAGTGCATGCGTGGGAAACTGGAGTTATCGAATCTCTCCAGCAGGCCAGCGGAATCATGAAAGTGATCCTCATCATTAGTATCGAGATGCTCGTCTTTCCTCTTTACTGCGGTCTACTTCTGGATGCGGCCCTGCTGCCACTCTTTGAAGATACTACATTTACGAGCAGAATCATCTTTACTTGCAAGTATCCCATGACATCGGTTTTTGTACACTGGTTCGTGGGCACTGGCTACATGTTCCATTTTGCTCTCTTCGTTTCCATGTGTCGAAAGATAATGCGGCCAGGCGTTTTGT ACTTCATTAGAGATCCTGATGATCCCGAGTTCCACCCGGTGCGCGACGTACTTGAGCGAAATCTTACAACGCAACTTAGAAAGATCCTATTCTCTGCTTTCGTATACGGAGCTCTGGTAATCGTGTGTCTCGGTGGCATCGTGTGGGGTCTGTCATTCGCAATGCCGAGCGCACTTCCCATCCACTACTCCTCAAACGAGCCGGTATTGGAATTCCCAGTCGACTTGCTCTTCTACAACTTCCTCATGCCACTTGCTGTCAAGTTCTTCAAGCCCAGCGATGCGCTGCATACCATGTACACGTGGTGGTTCCGCAGATGTGCACGGGCTCTGAGGCTGTCGTACTTTCTCTTTGGCGAGAGGAGGGTCGACGAAGAAGGTGTTCTGCATCTCCCAGCTGAAACCCCAGCAGGCAGGATCCCCCATATGGGATACCTCCTCGAGCTCGCAGAAGATGGGAATGCGATTGTTCCAAAGACGTGGCGCGATACCTTTGAGGGCGGTGACTTGAAGCCAACTACGCACATGAGTTCTAGCGAACGGAAAGCTTATCGCCATAAGAAAGCCCGCCTTGTCGAATCTCATCAGCTCGTCAAGGATGGCAAGTTTATCCGAGCCCCCGCGTCTGATCGCATCAAGATCCCGAAGGGTCAGCAAGTATTCCTAACTGTGAGCGAGCGTAACCACCGCAAAGATGGCCGTGCGGACGACGACATATATTCATCAGACCAGTACCTGCAGGTCTATATACCTCCAAATTTCCGCACAAGAATTTTCACATTTATTCTTCTAATCTGGTTATTTGCCTCAGTCACCGGCGTTGGGTTCACCATCATACCCTTGGTGCTTGGCAGAAAAATATTCAAAGAGCTGATACCAGACTACATCAGAACGAATGACATCTACGCTTTCAGCATCGGCGTCTTCTTGCTCGGCTCTGTTGCGTACGCCATAGCCCGCCAGCATACCATACGGAAGAAGATTGGAAAGTGGGTTCGCGAAGCAGAACGCGATATGCTCGAGGGCGAGATTGCTGGGCGAATAGCACGCATTGCTATCCACACGGCTAAGCTCTTTTACGCATACACTGTTCTGCTCGTGGTGTTCCCCCTGCTTACCTCTGCGCTGATGGAGCTATACGTGGCCATCCCTCTGCATACCTACATGCATCCTCCAACGGCAGTTTCGACTTTGAAAGATGAGGGAGCCAACCGCCACACGGTTCGTGTTATCCAGTCTTGGGTTTTGGGCCTGCTCTACCTGAAGTTGGGGAGCCGGATGATCACATCGCTATTCCCAGATAGCCGGGCCTCAGCGGCAGTCCGAAACATTATACGCCGTAGATGGTGGCTACGGCCCAACGTGCGCCTCCTCACACGAGGGTTTGTCATCCCAGGCCTCCTCATATCTTGTGTGGCCATCTACGGGCCGCCAACGGTGGCTAGATTTATCATCAAGCACACTAGCCTTGCTGGAGGCTCAGGTTCAGAagacgccgccgctgctgtgACAGCGACGGTGATTTACAGGCAATCATATCCTATTGCGGCGTGTGCCGCCATACTCGCCAAGCATGCCGTTGGATTTATTAAAGTGATGAACCGGTGGACCGCGAGCGTCCGGGATGAGGCGTATCTGATTGGAGAGCGACTGCATAACTTTGGGTCAAGGACGTCGAGCACTAAAAAGACAAAGGTCAGGGCTCGACGGGCAAATGCTTAG